A window of Daucus carota subsp. sativus chromosome 2, DH1 v3.0, whole genome shotgun sequence genomic DNA:
TTAAAGAGGATTTCAAATTTGTTTTAGTTATAGTCGAACGGGTcaaaatatcttataaattaagAGGTGCTTTAATGGATTTCTAGCggctatttaaatatttaaagtcttttcttttaaataataacaaaattaaataaagagtaaatataaaataagaattaataaaacaaaaataaatagtaagtttagtGGAGcggtatattatattattttcaaagaaTGACTTTACAGGTACTCtagattcatatatatttatgaaattaataaaatatatgtgtttAATAATCACAATAATGAATcatattgaaatatttaaaattttataaatatgaagTATTCAACATTTCAAATGAGTTCATAGATTGCTAAAAACTCAGTAGCTTAAATCatactaatatttataaataaaaaaaaaacatgaatggTAACATATCAACTTGCAACATTCAAGTTTCAAactattcaaattcaaatattaataaggTATGGATATCTTATATATACAATAtgcattatataatataatttagtgcAGGTCCGcatcaatttttgaatattttcttttaggaggatgatttgtactccctccatcccaaattagatgagctagttgactttgggcacgtaacttaaggtgcattgaccgtatagtttcgaaatttgtttttttaatttttcttttgtaaatgaaaatttcatatttaaatttttatttggaaaaataaaatttcaaaaataagtaatgtagctatgcggtcaatggactttaaagtgcgtgcccgaagtcaacgagctcatctaatttgggatggaaagAGTATATTTTTACTTGCTTGAACATTAAACACTAGAAAATGGTTAATATAGTATACAAATTTCATATTCTTAGAGCATGTTTAGCAGTTTAACTATATGGTGTCCTAAGCTATTATTATAAGGAATATGACACAAAACACAGCTCCAGCAGACTAGCAGAGTACTAGCAATTccttaaaaagttaggatgcccccttcattcctcatttttaaggattgtgaagccattcctcatactattttgaggaataaaatattcacttttttCCTTTTTCCCACTCTTTCCTTCCTTTCTTTCTCTtattacaagttgaatataatataataataataataataataatagagaatgTAAATagggaatattgttggagttccTATTCACTAAAATGTAGTAATCCCTTAAaagatacatattttattatatatttaggaaacgggttaggactctgctggagatgctcttagacttAGCATAATAGCGTCAATACATATTTAATTCGATTCATTaataatctcgataaattaataaaatttatttattctgaTTTGTCaatttatagaaattttagTGTATCGTGATTTCGAGACCCCTAAATATTACTCCTGTCGTCGCATGAGGATGTACACGATCACTATTTACAAGAATTTCGaaactcctataaaatataatttcataatatttttctaattttttttgtttaaacatcaaatatttattctgAAGTGTACTTTATATGTAACACCCATTCCCATATCGAGAAGTGTGGCGACTTTAGTTGAATTTATAAGTATAAGTATTACTACCATTGCACcgacaaatcatgatcttttggggctGTGGTGGGCGCGTGGATTATCCAAGTTGTTGTAATTGAACCTGTATATTTTGGCTTTTTTTTTGATTCGAAATTCAGGCTTGACTCGATTTTCAGAAAAGACTTGGGATTTGATCCGAGTTGTTacattataaaaatcttaaaaacatgtaaaaagaaataatatatataattcaaggATGGGCGTGATGTTATTGTTTTTACTAAAAGTCATTGCATGATTGATTCGCATTTTATAAGGGAGAATGTGGTCAAATCCGCCAGGTAAGAAAATTTTTGAACAAATTATTAACATAAGTTTGACTTTATTGATATAATCTAAAGATATTCCGGATTCTTttctattaaataatttatataatagttacactaaaatttagatttttaaaagaatataaaaaggATGTTCAGGGCAGTGGCAGACGTAAATAAAATTGAAGGTAAATCAGAATTGCAAATTAACAATGGAGGCCCTGGTACAAGAAATTTATTAACTTTCGTGGAAATAAAGGCCGAAATCAGTCATCTAAGTTATTGGACTTAATTCAAGTTTCAGGCAGGCCGAGACATAAACTCAGCCCAGTGCAGGATCGCCCCGCTCCATGGACTATTAACATCagtttacaaaattttattcgTGGCTTCGTCATTTTCAAAGTACTTATTTAATTTTGACCTCcttataatttaattgattcaactttaattaaaagataaaaatgtctcacacataaatttgaaaatattaattacacattttaaaatagtgtatatatttattatttttatattcttaaaatttgattgtaaaagttaaaagaaaaaatagtttaaaatacaaatagagAAAGCAGCAATATTCATATATGTTTCGAAACTACGTAATCACTGAGCGGGTGATGTTGAATCTATTTAATTTGACAAGGGTATCATTTTGAGTTTAGTGATTTATGAGTCCTTGAAAATAGTATAACAAAAAcgaatttaattgattatttgtttaaaattgacttaatttttatttaaaattcgaaaaataaaataattagtttaaaaatTATGTACTACCAATATTTCGCTTTTAAATtagatttactttttatattattcaaacGGGTTTTATATGTTGTACGGCAAGACACTTTTACATAGGAAAATTATGTGATCAAATGCATGATACAGAAAATGGGATGTCAAATGTGTTGCAGGTAGCAGCAGCATACTAGAAGCAATAATCTATGTATCTGAAAGCAACTACAAGCAGTGATCAATGTGTCAGTACAAAGAAACCAACTACAACCACCATCAATTAAATTTGCTCCAACGGCCGTCAATGAAACTTGCGGCCGAATAAAATGTTGCAAATGGTCcggatttaaattaaaatatcatataaaaatggattgattatatatattttttttgaaggaaatgagataattcaataaataataatcatacgGTATTTAtaagaatgatcgagtcgaaaaaagataaaaataattgataTGTTTGTCTTGATAtcaagatgagacaaataaacGAGGTTGAAATTGACTATGATAAATTTATAGatcctttattatattaaagtTAAACAGAGACATCACTTACCTTTTTATGCTTCCAGAAGAATTTACCTGCTCTTTCTAAATCTTTGTAGCACGAGTAAAAGGTGGAGCAGTAAATTGACAATATAGATTTTCCGGAAAAATGAAAATGGCAAAGATTGTTTTctttagggaaaatagatttttttgccacccaacttattatttgtttagaaacctaccactgaactataattttttctttttttgccactaatgttaggttcggatttttttttgtcactaacattagattcggatttgattattaacactatgttattctttttagatttaattgcatttggcacccttttgatttcagcatgttgcgcattgcacctaatagttttggaataaacactatgcagccccttacttttaacccgtagacagtTTGCACCCTTTCTGTtatcttctgccgttaccgttaacttttgaaggggcattttgggaaattttattatatttaattaaaatcagacttttatttaaattttccgaacatctaaacgatatttttcggaaatctatTTTTAAGTAGTTTGCAATATAATAGTAATCTGtgtctatatttttatatgtagtactccatatgtgtcctaggtagtttatcttagaggacgagagtacggatttttttactcagaaaggaaatcttaaaattaacttatggaactatatttataaaaagtgggaaccttaaaatacgtgacaagtagtggtaaagaactataaagtcaaatgatactatatttttgtggagtcataaaataattcataaaactaaattttttaggttcttaaaatgTCGGTTAAACTCTCGTACTTCAAGATAAACTAGCTAAAggacatatagatgactgtatataatgttatagacacatatcatatgaccataatattgcagactaccattatatttttataatgctaaaaaaataacatattgttaatgatcaaatcaaaacataacgttagtgacaaaaaaaatccaacatttttttaagggagaaaaaaccaacattaaattttattcagaaaaaataaaataaaatatttttgaaattttttggagtctcaaaatgcgtgtccaactctcgtcctccaagataaactacctaggacattACATacagatatagacacatatcagatcgccattatattgcagactaacactatattttaataatactaaaaaaataacatagtgttaataattaaatccgaacctaacgttagtgacaaaaaaaagtccgaacctaacattagtgacaaaaaacaaaaaaattatagttcagtggtaggtttctaaacaaataataagttgggtggcaaaaaaatctattttcccttttcttTAATAATTGAATGACAAAGATGTTTTGACATGTGCGCTCGGtaatcttattttaattttacacaTACTTTAAACTATTTAGAATTAGGCatataagtttttttaaaaGCAAAATTAGGCAGATAGTTTATTACACGTGTTTGATCAGTCCTTTtgcctaaaaaaaattaaaaaaaaaataagatttcagCATTTCTCATCTCCTATAGAACGAACTAGGTTTTGTGAATTCATTAGCacattttaagaaattaaaaaaatataatctcatTATATTCCTTTAAACAGGCTACATGGAATCACCGATTTTGGAATAAGGTTAATTATCTGGTTGATCAATgggtgggcttaatgtatcaactTAGTCACTAAACTGAAAACGGTATCAATATAGTCACTAAAGTCAtcgtaaatatcaaacaagtacctcgaaatatgagttcaagcattAAAAATACGATTTATAGagttttgtaaattattttcaaatattactgtcaaggaaccagttactctaaaacctcaaggtgttaggaagagggcttatcaggatcatattataacaattaccacaaccaactaaaagattatgacttctatttatgataatatatttagattttatcaagtttatttattatctaCTTTGCTTACTTCCACCTAGTAGTAtgatttatttatgcacaatATATGTCGGGTTTGATTGggttaaaattatcaaaacctAACCCTGtccatttaattattttttttttatatttaactcATTCAAAATTCACTTTAAACAATACTCATCAAATTAGGTCTGCTAAAATAGAAACAAGTTGGGTCGGTTTAATCAGACTGATCTAGTTATGAACACCCCTAGTCCCCCAGCATTTATCATCTCCTTGTGCCTAAGAATCAGCTTTTATTGTTCACAACTCCTttcttattactccctctgatCCTTTTTATAAGTCACTTAGACTTTTTGCACTCAACTCTATGTGCTTTGACCacctatttaaaatattttttaaaaaaaatttctttttctgaattaaaatatgagacatatatttttattcagaaaaagaaaatttttaaaaaaataattttaagtgggTGGTCAAAGCATATGgaattgtgtgcaaaaagtccAAGTGCCTTATAAaaaggaccagagggagtaattttatTAATGATCGTAGAAATCAAGAATTAGTTAATCACAACTAAGTGACTtgatgatttaaaaaaattcaggaATTTATGGACAAAGAttttatgataaataaaagattttTAGCAAATTGGAGGGTCTTCAATGAACCGATAACATATTGTTTTAAGGATTAATCAAAAATTTTCGATAAATCAGACATTTTTTAAACACTCATTTTActtaataaaattttcttttagaaAAACTAAGCACTTGGATAGACTACAGtaattaacttttttaaaacatatttgCTAGTGATCTCAACAAACAAGCAGTTGCTTGTATTGATTGATATTTCACATTATTTGATTTGCATtgacttataatttatattaaaaattgagtTACATAGACAGTAATACTTATCATTGATTCATTGCTTTTGGAGACACACATATTATTTAACTCATTTCCTTTTGTAAGGgaattgttattttataaacgtagtaagagcatctccaataagctCTTAAATAAGCTCCTAACTCGAGAtatagggctgagcaaaaaatcgatttgaaaccgaaaccgaaccgaaaccgggaAAAACCGGAGAgaaccgatccgaaaccgaaaccgataaattaaaaaccgaaccgatttaaATGGTTGGGTTCCGGTTATACCTTCCAAccgaaccgataaaaaccgaaccgaaccgattattaaaataataattaaataataaatattatatatatattactaataaatatatacattaatatataatgtatatcgtatttaaaattaagaaaGCTATTCGAATTTATAAGTTCACATAATATACAAAAACTACAAAGTAAAGTGTCCAGAATCTCCACGTAACTTCCTAAGGCTTTTACATTTTTACATAGATAATGATATTCCCTGTGAGTTATTACTGTACATATACACCCCTGTTCTTGACATAACATCAAGCAGAGCAGTGAACACTCACTCGTTCTCTTTTTCCTCTGAAAGTTTTTAAATAGCTTCATCAAACTCaagcttttaatttatttatttttcagctCTAGTATGTCTTTTAATTATTGGAGCACTATCCTCCTGATGCTTTCTAGTGCTGCTGCACACTGCCTACTGTAATCTTTTGATTCCCTCGCTTAGAAGttagaaatttaaatattaaataaaatactataatttttgttaaattttaatgatatattaattattatgtctAAATTACGCGTATCAATTTGTctcatatgtatattatttttcattattatatttgccggttttgtaaccgaaaccgaaccgattataaccgaaccggggtttttaaaccgaaaccgaatccgaatccgaaccggcgattgcggttttcgattttaaaaaccgaagatatatggttgcggttccggttttatcccgaaaccgaaccgaaccggcCCATGCTCTCCCCTATTGGAAGATATTGGGCGGTATAAAACAATGTGGAAGAGAGAATAACACGTGCTTTAATAACATCGTCAAAGAATTGAATTAGCAGGAGTCCAGTGTTTGTATTGCTAGGCCATGAGTAAATTCAATCAGCACTCATAGCTAGTTTGGTTATTGTAAAGTACTCTATACTACTGGTCTTATACTAGGAGTAAAAACAACCTCTGTGGCTCTGTTTCATTCACAGGAAATTACGGTGAGTTTCAAAATCATTATATCAGTTAATATAAGggcttaaatatatataatattattcattagaaaataatttaatagtaTACTCTTTCACTCATATCTAAtccaaattatttatattagagGTAAATGATTTGACATGTATGTTAAATctccaataaaatataattttataaattattttaattttttttctgtagataatatttaaactttatgataaaataaaattttaaaataagttataaaactatattttacacacagattaaaatatgtgtaacagtaaaaaaaaatagtaaaagaaTGGATCGGACTCGGACAAGAGAAGCataattattagtatattttaatataataagaggctgtttgggtgagtttaaaatagtggttcttgtttaaactaaaaaactgaattagaatttagaagcaagacttataagtgattaaaattcTTAGCAAAAAAAGTATAAGTCATAAAACAAAAGGtagtattctcaacttcttataagtatttttgaactttttcacAAACGATTCAAATAAGTGTTTATAACTTATACATTCATAAGCCAGGTTTTTAAGCACGCATGAACACCTCCTAATTTGTAAGGATATTACACGTCATCTAATACAGTCTCGAGGCGTAtgtgttaaaatttgaattcagtttattttaaattacgcaTCATGAGTCATGACGATGTGCATCTTGCAAATGTAAATCATTTACCGAGATTATTACGTTATATACGTATTTGACATATACTAATACtctagtaaaaaaattaaaaatatcgtGCAGGGTTGAAACGCATATGGCATATATGTCCACTTCACTGCAAAATAGAATAATGTTGATTTagtcatttttttaaagtgaGGGGTAccctataatatataatattcgggCAAATGAAAATGTGATTATaacgtgtgtgtatatatattcccCGCTAGATCTATCTCATCATCATCACACTTAAGAACAAAATCAAAACACATACAGTGATGGAAGATCATCAAAACTTGCTAGTAtcctcatcttcatcttcatcaatgCTGGAACTAGATGTAGAAAATGGACATTATTATTATCCAACCTTCTCCTCCACTCCTTCCTCCTCTCATCACCTTGAACTGAAACATCTTCTTGAAACCCATCCTTGTTGGTGCTATGTCATTTTCTGGCGCTCACTTAACACTGTAccaccttcttcttcttctgagcTTGTCTTGACATGGGCCGACGGTCATTTCAGATCTTCATCATCTGCAGCTGATGATAAGAAGGTGGTGCAGGGAAAGAGATCAGATAGCCGAGAATTGTATGCGCTTTTCGACATGGAGAGCAGTGATGTAGACGGTAATGACCCAGAATGGTTTTACCTTAACTCTATTTCCCGTAGTCTTCCTGCAGGAGGAGCTGCTGCCAAGGCTTTTATATCTGGGAATTATGTCTGGCTTGATGGCTACCAGGAACTGGGGAGATTCGAGTGCGAAAGAGCACGAGAAGCTTTGATCCACGGCATCCGCACTATGATTTGTTTTCCGACTGCTCATGGGGTGGTTGAGATGGGCTCTAGTGTTCGCATCAACCACGACTTGGTCCTGGTGGAGAAAATCAAGTCACTGATTggttcatcttcatcatctatTAGTACTGGGGAGCTTGAGAGATCTGCAAGACTAGGATCTGTGCAAGAGCAGCAGGACAAAGGCCTGTTCCGAGACATGTGCAAGAATGTCAAAGAGTTTGATGATTATGATGTTGAGAAATTTCCAAAGTTCGAGATTGTGAACTTTGCCAACACAAACGACAGGAATGACACTGCGAAAATTCAGAAAGTTGGaaagaaaagaggaagaaagcCGAGCGTTGGGAAGGACAGACCGATCAACCACGTGGAGGCCGAGAGGCAGCGAAGGGAGAAGCTTAACAGCAAATTTTATGCGCTCAGGGCGGTGGTACCACACGTGTCGAAAATGGACAAGGCGTCCCTTCTTGGGGACGCAGTTAGCTACATAAATAATCTCAGAACAAAAGTGGAGGAACTAGAATCCCAAGTCTTGATGTCCccgaagaatcatcctcctcctcCGCCTCCTCCGCAGCATCTCAATGCTAGTAGCACAAGCACCGGTACTGTGAGTGACTTTGAAGAAGCAACTGCAATCAGTACTGATGATGATGAAGTGGAGGTTAGATTGGTAGGCACAGACGCGATGATCCGGGTACGATGCAAAAACACTAATCATCCGGGTGCAAAACTGATGGATGCATTGAGGCAGCTGGAACTGCAAGTAAACCACGCCAGCATGTCTAGCTTTGACCACTTGATGCTCATTGATGTTGTGATTAAAGTTCCCTCCAGGGGCTGTCTGCAAACCGAAGATGCACTCAGACGAGCCAttctttcttcattttcaacCAGCACCTAGCCAAATTACTTCATTAAGTGCAGCCGTATTAGCCGACTATCGGGATCTTGTAATCAATATTTGACATAACTTCGTTAGTCCGCAAAGTAGTAGCCAGTGTTCCGACGATACCGTAATTGTCGAGCCAAGTACTTGTAAATGCTAATATAGATGTGAATTCCAGTTTATGAATACATGGAACATGTGTTGTAATATTAGAATTAATTAGGGATTTTAGACTGTAAACACTAACTAAAAACATCACATTTCTAAAATTCAACTTCATATTCATTCATGTTTTTCATACAAGAATCTCCAACTTTTTGGATCAATACTACTGGCTGAACCAGAGTCATCTTTGTAAATGACAAACGTTCATTTTCATCTAGGTTTCAAGTCTTCTTCATCCACACCTTCACATTTTCTCCTTTCATCagtattagtgtatatactgcGTCTGTgtacaatatatatccacaagTCTATCGGTTATGAATCTCCATTAATTTCATCTTGATTATCAATCACCGTTCCTGTCACAAAGATCATTTTATCCTCCACGGTTTCCGGTCATAGTTAATTGGATCAACTTCTGCTGGACTATTTCAACTTTCGCCAATTAAAATCCTAATAACAGCAATTTGCTTCGAATCTAAACGATCAAGTTTTATAACTTGAGCTctttaaaagaatatattttacGCATTTCTTATATGCAAAAAGATACAGTATAGAACTTGACTCCGTCGTAATTTGAGaaactctctccgtcccaatttatatCCAATTTTACATAAATCATTAATTCTATAATTAGATGTCttaaaaagaataaattatcaatttatagtatttatttaaaattattatattatctcCAATAATGTTGATTAAATTATACATGTAAGACATTgtgtaaaatttatttaagatgtaagagcatctccaacggagggaacctgtaagacattatgtaaaatttgctgaacctctAAGACATCTCGCTTTAATAGtatggctatattggttggctataatttaaaaatagtatgttattaacattttatattgttaaaatagaatatatcagttcaatatggtaataaatgatttgCAATCTTTCTACAGATTTCTTTAAGaactgtagaggttcgacaaatttagccatccataggaggttgactaaaattatagacaacaggttggAGTATGTGTTTTTCGAGCTAttgactaaaattatttatttatagtatgtcgactcaccttttagctaagggggTTCAAGGGtaggagatgctctaagaaattGTACATGAATGGTactaactatattttaaaaataatatattatcattattttaagttattataaatagaccgtgtcattttaatatataatagatCACGTGAAATCTTGTTACATGTATTTAGAGCTTGGCCAAAAATAACAAACGTTAATGGATTAGCTAcattattagaaaaaaaattatgtcggGTAGAAGTGAACATtctaattataatatgatttgttaTTACATTTTAGATAAGAATATTGAAAAATTGGAGATGGTCTAGTTATAACCACATGATCATACCTTCTGAACATCCACAGTCTCATTTCTGTTTAGTAGGGAATCACATAGAATGAGACATCGGGACACATTCATAATCATACCGGAGCACTTTGGCTATATACACAAATTGGCTAGGTCGGAATTTTTCTTCGTGATTGTAGAACCACAGATGTAGATGTCAGCAACGGTTGGCATTTAATTTTTGAGCACCATTGTTAAGCCCAGGACCAACTAACGATGGAGAGAGGAGAGGGGTATGCTTGCAGGTTGTAAACCTGTACTAGTAATAAAACGTGGGTGAGGACTGAGGAAGGTAGCTAGCCAACCAATCACTCATATTCTACTGCTCTCCTGTCTCCTCTGCTTGTATACAGTTGGAGAATGGAGACTAGGAGTATTGCTTTCCAAGGTTcgtacaatttatttatttttaataaagtttTGAACGAATAGGCGGACACTCGAATTGCTCTGCTGCTGGTGCTCCACTAACTTTCTCAAGTATTTctcacatttatttattttaaataaggtGGAGTCTAATTACGGTACTGCTGCTGTCATTTCGTCGACTTTTTTTATGCCACCTTTCCCCAAAACATACTCCCTTTGTTCCtttgctttttctttttcttttttttatatgccacttaattttgtatatttcaaaatctttttAGAATAATACCAGGGTCAATATATTTTCGTTGGATATgtctaaataaattttgaacaattaaattcgtcaaaaaattgttaaataatTAGGTCAAGAGAAATTTATATGGCGAGGTTTAAATGTGTTAGTTATATTCAAAATGAACtgctaaaatatattataaataacacGTAAACAGAGCTAAACACCGATCAATCGACTGCCGACtggtaaattttttatatattttgatttaaataattggatcttccttttttttctatatatttaaaGTTTATGATGTTGAAATTTCTAAACAGATTCAAACACATCATATAAATTCTTTCAGTATAACTGAAATTTTAACTGTGGTTAGAATAAATAGCCTAAATGAGAGCACCGTGCCACTACAAATTCTAAAGACATCGACGGAGTAAAATAAATTGGGGAAAAGAGAACAACACGTGCTTTAACTTAGACTGCCAATGAAATGAATccagataatatatttagaaagAGTAGTGCTAgctgcacataattgtgtacgtaaaatttgtacataataaaatgataaattgataattaatgtggaatattttaattaaaatgattgCTGTTAATATATGAagtcattttaattaaaacctaCTACATATCATTATATAcaaacttttatatataatcatgtGCATCAAGCATTTTTCATTCCGCAAACCCATAGTAAACAGCAGCATTCATGATTATTGTATCCTCGGGCTCGGGTCAACATTAGATACAGTAGTAGATACTTGCCCTTTTCATGTGGTTTAAGCTTATGCACGTATTTCTTTATACACGTGTTTCCATGACAAGATATTATTCCAATtcttatctaaataataaaaattagagAAATAATTATGAAAGCAATGTTGTTAACCTTTGGGATATAGGTGCCTAAtgttgaaattatgatttggaTAAAATCGGACATTACTAAATGTCTAAAATCATTTCATCAACATACAAGTTaaaatttttacacaaacaatTCATATAATTTCGTTATTATTACAAAGCCATggaatatttttgatataagcAATGATACATACtgttattatattttactttttagtGTAATACACACATCCTAATAATATTTGCTTATTATGTGAAATAGTTGTCAGATAgcaacaaatatttattatgataaATGAATGTAATATGGTAGAATATTAATCCGAAAACATATTTTAAGtcaaaaaaatggttgtaaCGAGTGTGAGTGTGTATATATTCCTTGCTAGATCTATCTCAACGTATATgacaagaaaaaaaagttcCATCTCACCATCAGATTTATATGTGATAAAGGAAGAATAGAGGCAACATAATGATAACATAGCAACCTATTTGTAAAAATGGAAGATCATCAGAACTTGTTAGTgtcctcatcttcatcatcatca
This region includes:
- the LOC108207649 gene encoding transcription factor MYC2, which gives rise to MEDHQNLLVSSSSSSSMLELDVENGHYYYPTFSSTPSSSHHLELKHLLETHPCWCYVIFWRSLNTVPPSSSSELVLTWADGHFRSSSSAADDKKVVQGKRSDSRELYALFDMESSDVDGNDPEWFYLNSISRSLPAGGAAAKAFISGNYVWLDGYQELGRFECERAREALIHGIRTMICFPTAHGVVEMGSSVRINHDLVLVEKIKSLIGSSSSSISTGELERSARLGSVQEQQDKGLFRDMCKNVKEFDDYDVEKFPKFEIVNFANTNDRNDTAKIQKVGKKRGRKPSVGKDRPINHVEAERQRREKLNSKFYALRAVVPHVSKMDKASLLGDAVSYINNLRTKVEELESQVLMSPKNHPPPPPPPQHLNASSTSTGTVSDFEEATAISTDDDEVEVRLVGTDAMIRVRCKNTNHPGAKLMDALRQLELQVNHASMSSFDHLMLIDVVIKVPSRGCLQTEDALRRAILSSFSTST